One region of Streptomyces leeuwenhoekii genomic DNA includes:
- a CDS encoding putative bifunctional diguanylate cyclase/phosphodiesterase translates to MSGTSEGPTPAADLIRSAVTDSDISAAPGTEPPMYDSPGAEPFARGALGGGPLAFGAVATGSPAHEVPAAGTGAPAPVPATEPPAPDPPAGAPPPDGPPAAGPPPYRSAFAAAPLAMALVDTEGLVVDANEALAALFGAAPEALTGRAAADLVDLASDARIWQTYREVLRGAQRRLRCTRRLKRPDGRSLWAQVTVAPLAPDTPGLLLSVADISARHELQARLRHLQMHDPVTRLPNRTLFFERVQAALQAESYERGGTGRIGLCYLDLDGFKAVNDTLGHRVGDLLLASVAERLTRCAEESGGGRAGTPLVARLGGDEFALLVEDSTGTEQLAELAESVLTALQAPFDLSGRRLSVSASIGVVERHAAGTTATALMQAADTTLYWAKADGKARWTLFDPERNAHRMTRQALASTLRPAIERGEFALEYQPLVGMEDGRVHGVEALIRWKHPQFGVLAPNRFITLAEEDGSIVPLGRWVLRTACRQARRWELDHPEEPPIFVSVNVAVRQVWDSDLVADVAATLAETGLAPHLLQLELTESAVMGSAGRPLQALKALSDMGVRIAIDDFGTGYSNLAYLSRLPVSVLKLDGSFVRGFQYEPRERHDNGGSRENHETHENGGNGRTYGDPGAGGRDAAADEVIVEAMVQLAHRLGLTVTAECVETSAQAARLRRIGCDTGQGWLYSRPVPPDRISELLGSPGAGVQAGVAKP, encoded by the coding sequence GTGAGCGGAACGTCCGAAGGGCCGACGCCCGCGGCAGACCTCATCCGGTCCGCCGTCACAGACAGTGACATCAGTGCGGCTCCGGGTACCGAGCCGCCGATGTACGACAGCCCCGGCGCGGAGCCGTTCGCCCGCGGTGCCCTAGGCGGCGGCCCGCTCGCCTTCGGCGCCGTCGCGACCGGGTCACCGGCCCACGAGGTCCCCGCCGCCGGCACCGGGGCACCGGCCCCCGTCCCCGCCACCGAGCCGCCCGCCCCCGATCCCCCGGCCGGCGCGCCGCCGCCCGACGGCCCTCCCGCCGCCGGGCCGCCCCCTTACCGCTCCGCCTTCGCCGCCGCCCCGCTCGCCATGGCCCTCGTCGACACCGAGGGGCTGGTCGTGGACGCCAATGAGGCCCTGGCCGCACTGTTCGGAGCCGCGCCGGAGGCGCTGACCGGCCGCGCCGCCGCCGATCTGGTGGACCTCGCCTCCGACGCCCGTATCTGGCAGACCTACCGCGAGGTGCTGCGCGGCGCACAGCGCAGGCTGCGCTGCACACGCCGGCTGAAACGCCCCGACGGCCGGTCCCTGTGGGCCCAGGTCACCGTGGCCCCCCTGGCGCCGGACACCCCCGGACTGCTGCTGTCCGTGGCCGACATCAGCGCCCGCCACGAACTCCAGGCGCGGCTGCGCCATCTGCAGATGCACGACCCGGTGACCCGGCTGCCCAACCGCACCCTGTTCTTCGAACGTGTGCAGGCCGCGCTGCAGGCGGAGTCGTACGAGCGCGGCGGGACCGGCCGGATCGGCCTGTGCTACCTGGACCTGGACGGCTTCAAGGCCGTCAACGACACCCTCGGGCACCGTGTCGGGGACCTGCTGCTGGCCTCCGTCGCCGAGCGCCTCACGCGCTGCGCCGAGGAGTCCGGCGGCGGCCGGGCCGGCACGCCGCTGGTGGCCCGGCTGGGCGGTGACGAATTCGCCCTCCTGGTCGAGGACTCCACCGGCACCGAGCAGCTCGCCGAGCTCGCCGAGTCCGTGCTGACGGCCCTTCAGGCGCCGTTCGACCTGTCGGGCCGGCGCCTGTCGGTCTCGGCGTCGATCGGCGTCGTGGAGCGCCACGCCGCCGGGACGACCGCCACCGCGCTGATGCAGGCCGCCGACACGACCCTGTACTGGGCGAAGGCGGACGGCAAGGCCCGCTGGACGCTGTTCGACCCCGAGCGCAACGCCCACCGCATGACCCGGCAGGCGCTCGCCTCCACGCTCCGCCCGGCCATCGAGCGCGGCGAGTTCGCCCTGGAGTACCAGCCGCTGGTGGGCATGGAGGACGGCCGGGTGCACGGCGTCGAGGCGCTGATCCGCTGGAAGCATCCTCAGTTCGGCGTACTGGCGCCGAATCGGTTCATCACATTGGCCGAGGAGGACGGTTCCATCGTCCCGCTGGGCCGCTGGGTGCTGCGTACGGCCTGCCGGCAGGCCCGCCGCTGGGAGCTGGACCACCCGGAGGAGCCACCGATCTTCGTCAGCGTCAACGTGGCCGTCCGTCAGGTCTGGGACTCCGATCTGGTGGCCGACGTGGCCGCCACGCTCGCCGAGACGGGGCTCGCGCCGCACCTGCTCCAGCTCGAGCTGACGGAGTCGGCGGTGATGGGCTCGGCGGGCCGGCCGTTGCAGGCGCTGAAGGCGCTCAGCGACATGGGCGTGCGGATCGCCATCGACGACTTCGGCACCGGCTACTCCAATCTCGCCTACCTCAGCCGCCTGCCGGTGTCCGTCCTGAAGCTGGACGGCTCCTTCGTCCGCGGCTTCCAGTACGAGCCCCGGGAAAGGCACGACAACGGCGGGAGCCGCGAGAACCACGAGACTCACGAGAACGGCGGGAACGGCCGGACGTACGGGGACCCCGGGGCCGGGGGACGCGACGCCGCCGCCGACGAGGTGATCGTCGAGGCGATGGTCCAGCTCGCCCACCGGCTCGGCCTGACCGTCACCGCCGAGTGCGTGGAGACCTCGGCGCAGGCCGCGCGCCTGCGCCGGATCGGCTGCGACACCGGTCAGGGCTGGCTGTACTCCCGCCCGGTGCCGCCGGACCGCATCTCCGAGCTGCTGGGCTCACCCGGGGCCGGCGTTCAGGCGGGCGTCGCGAAGCCGTAG